The window AAGTGCGTGTGATTGTTTTACAAGGCGCAGGCAATAACTTCTCAAGTGGTGGTCATATTGGTGAAATGCTTGAGAATGGTATGGAAAAGGATGCTTTAGCCGATAAACTTAACTTTATGGTAGGCAAAGTTGCTGAGATTAGCCTAAAACTGCGTAATATCCATAAGCCTATTATAGCCAAACTAGAAGGTGCGGTCGCAGGCGCTGGTATGAACTTGGCGTTGACTTGTGACTTTCGAATCGCTGCTGATAACGCAAAATTTATACAAGCCTTTGTCAATATCGGTTTGATACCCGATGCTGGCGGTATTTATTTGCTCAATCAGTTAATTGGTTCAGCGAAGACTACAGAGTTAGTCATGCTCGGCGATAAAATCAAAGCGGAAGATATGGCACGCTTAAACTTAGTTAATGCAGTGGTTAGCGCGGATGAGCTGGATGCCAGCGTTAACGCCTTGGCGACTCGTCTAAGTAACCTACCCGGAAAAGCATTGGCGTCGATGAAGCATATGATTAACGTGCATGCGTATAGGGGTCTTAATGAAGCGCTAGATATGGAAGTCGAGCAGCAAACGATGCTGGCCAAAACCGATGACTTTAGAGAAGGTATTACCGCGTTTATGGAAAAGCGTAAGCCGGTTTATCAGGGTAGGTAGCAATAGAAAATTACCTTACTTTTTATTAAGCACTACGTATATTTTACTTCCAAGAAAATATACGTAGTGCTTTTAACGTCTATTGTATAATGGCAAATTGAGGCTTACTTTGCTGGAAGTCCCCATCGATTGGCCTCAGGTTTAGTATCACTAGCAAAAAATACTAGCAATACTATAGTGCCTATTAACGGGATAAGCGATATCAGCAGCCACCATCCTGAACGGCTGGTATCATGCAACCTACGTAGTCCAACTGCAATACTAGGTAGAAATAAGCCAAACGCTACCAACATATAAAACAAGCCAGTTTCTGAATTGAAGATTATTGCATCTAAGACCATCGCAATAATCATTAGAATAAATTGAGCAAGTGTGAAGTACCAAAATTCCTTACGACGTGCTCGACCAGAGAAATTTATATAATTTCTTAATCCTTTTTTGAACCAATCAGCTATATTATAATTATTTTCAATCATATTTTTATTTTTCATAGGTCTTCCATTAGTGGCGTCTAAAGGTGAAAACAAAAGAACTTTAGTTTGAATATAAGACATATAAACGTATTTCTTAGTAAGTCTTACACATTGTTAGACATTATTATTCAATAAAAGTTTGCAAAATTTATCACTATATTTTAAGCTTAGCAATGAAAAAACCCTGCATCATTACGATACGGGGTTTTTTCATTCTAAAAAATTAAACTTCATTCAGCTCAAAACTTAGGTCAATTGAGCAACGTTAATTTTATCCGCTTCTTCAGTGTACTCTTCCATACGGTCGAAGTTCATGTATTGATACACTTCATCGCCCATACTGTTGAGCATGCCAGCATACTGCTGATACTCGTCGTTGGTTGGCAATTTACCCAATACCGCAGCGACGGCAGCAAGCTCAGCTGAAGCTAGATATACGTCTGCGCCTTGACCCAAACGGTTCGGGAAGTTACGGGTTGAAGTCGATACCGCCGTAGAATTCGGGGCGATACGTGCTTGGTTACCCATACATAGTGAACAACCTGGCATCTCAGTACGAGCGCCGGCTTGTGCATATATGTTGTAGTAGCCCTCTTCCATCAACTGACGCGCATCCATCTTAGTTGGTGGCGCAATCCATAGACGAGTTTTTAAGCTACCTGCTGGTACTTCTTGTAGCAGTTTACCTGCCGCACGGAAGTGACCGATGTTGGTCATGCACGAACCAATGAATACTTCATCAATGGCATTCCCTGCCACGTCTGACAGTGTTTTGGCATCATCAGGATCGTTCGGGCAGCAAAGGATAGGCTCTTTGATCTCGCTCATATCGATGACCATATCAATGGTGTATTCAGCATCGTCATCAGCGCGCATGAGGCTTGGATTTGCTAACCATTCTTGCATCGCTTCAATACGGCGGCTGATAGTACGCGCATCGCCATAACCTTCTGAAATCATCCATTTAAGCAAGGTAACGTTCGAGGTCAAATATTCAGTGATTGATGCTTCTGATAAAGCAATAGTACAACCCGCGGCACTACGTTCAGCTGAGGCATCAGACAGCTCAAAGGCTTGCTCAAGCGTTAAGTCGTCAAGACCTTCAATCTCAAGGATACGGCCGTTGAATTCGTTAATTTTACCTTTTTTATCAACCGTCAATAAGCCATCTTTGATCGCTTGGTACGGAATCGCATGAACCAAGTCACGTAAGGTAATACCGGCTTGACGCTCGCCGACGAAGCGAACACGGACAGACTCAGGCATATCAAGTGGCATTACCCCAGTTGCAGCTGCGAATGCAACGAGACCAGAACCGGCTGGGAACGAGATACCCATTGGGAAACGGGTATGCGAGTCACCACCAGTACCAACGGTATCTGGAAGTAGCATACGGTTCAACCATGAGTGAATAATACCATCACCTGGACGTAAGCTGACACCGCCACGGTTCATGATAAAGTCAGGTAGCGTGTGCTGAGTCTCGATGTCCACAGGCTTAGGATAAGCAGCCGTATGACAGAATGATTGCAATACTAAATCGGTCTGAAAACCTAAACAAGCCAAGTCTTTAAGCTCATCACGAGTCATCGGACCCGTAGTATCTTGGCTACCGACAGTGGTCATTTTTGGTTCGCAATACATACCAGCACGAACGCCTTCTAGACCACAAGCTTTACCAACCATTTTTTGCGCCAAAGTGAAGCCTTTACCAGTATCAACTGGCTCTTCTGGCTTAGCAAAAATGTCTGAATGCTCAAGACCCATATATTCACGAGCACGATTGGTCAAACCACGACCAACGATTAGCGGAATACGGCCACCGGCACGTACTTCATCCAGTAACGTTGGTGAGTTTAGCTTAAACGTTGACAATACGTCATCAGAATCATGCTTAGTAATTTTGCCATCGTGTGGATAGATGTCGAACACATCGCCCATCTCTAGATTGTCAACGTTGACGCCATCGATAGGTAGTGCGCCTGAATCTTCCATAGTATTAAAGAAAATTGGGGCGATATTGTTACCAAGAACCAGACCACCGCCACGTTTGTTAGGGACGTTAGGAATGTCATCACCCATCAGCCATAATACTGAGTTAGTCG of the Psychrobacter sp. LV10R520-6 genome contains:
- the acnB gene encoding bifunctional aconitate hydratase 2/2-methylisocitrate dehydratase, whose amino-acid sequence is MLEAYRKHVAERAEQGTVPLPLNEKQVADLVELLKNPPAGEDAFLMNLLENRIPAGVDQAAYVKAAFLAAIVKGEATSSLVSKKKAIEILGTMQGGYNVESLVAALDDKELAQDAAEALKKTLLVFDAFHDVTEKAEAGNDIAKEVIQSWADAEWFLNRAAVPKKSTYTTFKVTGETNTDDLSPAQDAWSRPDIPLHSLAMHKNSRDGITADEEGVIGPMKQVEALKEKGHQLAYVGDVVGTGSSRKSATNSVLWLMGDDIPNVPNKRGGGLVLGNNIAPIFFNTMEDSGALPIDGVNVDNLEMGDVFDIYPHDGKITKHDSDDVLSTFKLNSPTLLDEVRAGGRIPLIVGRGLTNRAREYMGLEHSDIFAKPEEPVDTGKGFTLAQKMVGKACGLEGVRAGMYCEPKMTTVGSQDTTGPMTRDELKDLACLGFQTDLVLQSFCHTAAYPKPVDIETQHTLPDFIMNRGGVSLRPGDGIIHSWLNRMLLPDTVGTGGDSHTRFPMGISFPAGSGLVAFAAATGVMPLDMPESVRVRFVGERQAGITLRDLVHAIPYQAIKDGLLTVDKKGKINEFNGRILEIEGLDDLTLEQAFELSDASAERSAAGCTIALSEASITEYLTSNVTLLKWMISEGYGDARTISRRIEAMQEWLANPSLMRADDDAEYTIDMVIDMSEIKEPILCCPNDPDDAKTLSDVAGNAIDEVFIGSCMTNIGHFRAAGKLLQEVPAGSLKTRLWIAPPTKMDARQLMEEGYYNIYAQAGARTEMPGCSLCMGNQARIAPNSTAVSTSTRNFPNRLGQGADVYLASAELAAVAAVLGKLPTNDEYQQYAGMLNSMGDEVYQYMNFDRMEEYTEEADKINVAQLT
- a CDS encoding DUF805 domain-containing protein; this encodes MKNKNMIENNYNIADWFKKGLRNYINFSGRARRKEFWYFTLAQFILMIIAMVLDAIIFNSETGLFYMLVAFGLFLPSIAVGLRRLHDTSRSGWWLLISLIPLIGTIVLLVFFASDTKPEANRWGLPAK
- a CDS encoding enoyl-CoA hydratase/isomerase family protein, encoding MSQPLVEYQTEQHIATITMNDPKTLNAFSTSLKDAMMDALNKADNDEQVRVIVLQGAGNNFSSGGHIGEMLENGMEKDALADKLNFMVGKVAEISLKLRNIHKPIIAKLEGAVAGAGMNLALTCDFRIAADNAKFIQAFVNIGLIPDAGGIYLLNQLIGSAKTTELVMLGDKIKAEDMARLNLVNAVVSADELDASVNALATRLSNLPGKALASMKHMINVHAYRGLNEALDMEVEQQTMLAKTDDFREGITAFMEKRKPVYQGR